The window ttaatataataaaaattgcaaattgtaatttatatttctcatataatttttgaatacttaatttaaatttaaatatattaatttaaattataaaagtaactaaattatttttttataaaataaaatgtgacaagtaaaagtgagagtataaatagaaaagaaacaTGGGAAAAAGCAAAGATGAAACATCACTATCTTGAAAATACAAACCAAAATggcattttaattaataaaatttccaTACATTTTCTTGGCATATGGTTGCCACCCTTTTAATCAAATCACATAATCCCACGTTTAATATAATTggacataaaataatattttagtaatactctctccgttttaAAATAATTGGCCCTTTTTTACTTGAcacttttcttaagaaaatatttattagggatttatttttattaaattagacttattaattatactttgaaaatataaatttgagtaaatataatttgtttaatcatttaataTTGAGGGTAGTAttagaagaatataataaaatacttttgattttattaaaaatgacaattaaattaaaataaatattttttaaaagaaggtcaactaaaataaaacagaGGAAGTATACTCCTAATATTTTAGTCAAGCACGTTTCTTACATAATTAAAAAGATGgaatataattaatacatatgaagtGGCAAAGCGAAGAGGAATCATTTTCCAAGGAGACAGCAAAAAGCAAAGTTCATTTTCAACATCATACTTTTCTTCGATATTAACTCGTGTAAAATTATTGTCATGCGGTTAAAGTATTATTActttagaaaaatttaaaaatctctaataaaaatataaaataaaattatatataacaaaCTCTTGTAATTTGATTTCTCCCCAAATTTAATATATTGCGAAAATTTTAATGCGCTCAACTGTCTTTTGCTTTTCTTGATTCCCCTTTTTCCACAAGGCTATTTTCTTACATTTgcatgcaacatatataataaattaattacatTGTATCAAGACTTATTTAATTGCTTATCTTAATGCATCCATCTACATTATGTGCTTTTGACACAATAGTAGAAGAGAGACAACCTAGAGCTAGCTACCCCCATCcttaccccaccccacccccacccccacacaaAAAAAGATACCATCACTTTCTTGTTCAAGAACTTTCAATATAATTTATGTActtaataatttcattttatcttattttataggAAGATGTTATGTTAATTGAGTAggaagtaaaaagaaaaaaattgaaaacgtGTGATCTTAAACATGTCGTGATATTTATATAACTCTAAAATCATGTCATTAAAGTAACATGTTCGTCTCATTTAAATGTGAAGATATTAAGTTGAAAAtcgaatataatatatatatatatatatatatatatatatatatatatagggtggGGGAGGGTTGGAGGACCAAAGAGTGTTGAAATTTATATGGTCAATATTCATTCTCAAGGTGAAAGAAAGGGGGTCCATTCCACATGCATTTAGAGCACACTTAATTAGATGCTCATACAAAGATCATTATATCATTTACCACATATATTGCATACTCttaacacacacacaaaaaaaatccaTTTGAATTTCATGATACATACAGTTTGTACTATTTTcatgtagaaaaaaaaaattcacaccttctttattcattcttttttttccctttggacacgtatatattcaaaaaaaaaaatcttttattttcatcatcTATATAATACCCCACTTGGctttaaattctctttcattccTCATCAACTTACttccaaatttttttctttttctactctcTCTTATTCTAGTCCCTTTAAGTATAATATATTATTAGTAAtgagtagtaataataataataataatttatcatCAAATGAAGATGAATTATTTGAATTAAGAAGAGGTCCATGGACACTTGAAGAAGATAATCTTCTTATTCATTATATTTCTACTCATGGTGAAGGTCGTTGGAATGCTTTAGCAAAATGTGCTGGtaattcttcttctttaatttacataattatttaatttatgtaaataatttttccttttataaactATAGTGTTCGGGTCAGCCTTTGAATACCTCGAACAAATCTACGAGATATCTATCATTGTTTACCAGCAACGAATATCAAGTAACTCCTTCCGTCAAGGCTAGGACAAATAGAAAGATAGGAAGAATCACTTGCTATTTTTTTATGTaaggaatatttttatttttttaaaaatataccaTTCAAAATGAACCTTTtactactatatatttttttgttccaAGATAAAACATTATGGGGATAGGCAAAAGATATAGgtgaaaattgaataatattgatgtgatattttttttggtaaataaagaaGCATAATATTtgcataagaaaagaaaattctcattattttttgtttgatttgtttttttatatttttgcaggATTGAAGAGAACAGGAAAAAGTTGTAGACTAAGGTGGCTGAATTATTTAAAACCAGATATTAAACGTGGAAATCTCACCCCACAAGAACAactcttgattcttgaacttcactCCAAATGGGGTAATAGGTAAATTCACATATCCAACTTtatcctaataataataatatcactaTAAGCCTATGTTGTTTACATTATACTTTCTGCGTGAATGTGAATGTGGAATGTTTCGTGTCATGTATTAAGTTTAAATATTGGATTCGTCTTTATACTTCAGGTGGTCGAAGATTGCTCAGCATTTGCCAGGAAGAACGGACaacgaaataaaaaattattggagAACAAGGGTGCAAAAACAAGCAAGACAACTCAAAGTTGATTCAAATAGCAAGAAGTTTGTTGAAGCAATAAAGAATCTATGGGTACCAAGATTACTTGAAAAAATGGAACAATGTtcttcatcatccaccattgacaaaaaacaaaatattaataatcTTTCATTTCCAAATTTACCCTTAATCAACAATCAAGAATCATGTACAAAGGACAACAAGTCATCACATGATGatgataatactaatactaatagtaatagtaataataacaacACAACATGGGGTTCACTAGGAAGTTCAATGaatgaaaatttcaatatttgcAACAATTCAATGCATCAAGATGATGAGTGTTACTATGTGGAGAATAATTTCAACCAGCAGCCACAACATTTTTCATATCAAGAAATGTCAATATCAGAATGTGATGAGGTGGCAGAAGCTGATTGGTTTACTAATGAAGGATCATTGTGGAACATGGATGAGCTTTGGCAATTCAAAAAGCTAGGAGATGTAGATATTTGAAAGTCAAgaaagtggggggggggggggggggggggggggggggggggctgggGGTGGAAAAATGATACTAATTATAATATAGTATATGGAAGTCTTAGCTTTATATCAGTTTGATAATGATGCCTATATGCTATGGACTATGGTTATTAAGTAGTTTTTAAAAGTtttgattatgactttgatctCATAGTTTTAGCTCTTAAGTATAGTACTTGATGtacaaatgaaatataaaaatgacTACAAAGTGTTGCTTttcttgtttatatatatatatattttttcctattGAGAACTCCGCATGTGTGAACTCGTTCACTTTGTTGACATCAACGTAAAATTTGTCAAAACTTGCTCGCTTTGCTGGTATCGAGCTCGAATAAAGTAAAAGAGTTGTGGCAGGCTGATAATCAGAACTTGCTCACTTTGTTGGTCTCAAGCTCAAATAAAGGAAGAGAGAGATGCGGTACGTTGACTATCAACGTAAAATTTGTCAAAACTTGCTCATTTTGCTGGTCTCAAGTTCGAATAAAGGAAAAGAGTTGTGGTAGGCGAGAGTCAAAACTTGCTCACTTTGCTGGTTTTAACCTCGGAACAATCGAATAAAAGGAAAAGCGTAGTTGTGGTAGGTTGACAGTCAAAACTTGCTACGCTGACAGTTAAAATTTGCTCACTTTGCAGGTCTCAAGCTCGAATAAAGGAAAAGAGTTGTGGTAGGCTGACAGACAAAACTTGCTCACTTTACTGGTCTCAAGCTCGAATAAAGGAAGAGGGATGCGGCAGGTTGACAGTCAACGTAAAATTTGTCAAAACTTGCTCACATTGCTGGTCTCAAACTCGAATAAAGGAAAAGAGTTGTGATAGGCTGAGAGTCAACGTAAAATTTGGGATAATGATTATTCTTTTACTGTTGAGGAGTCTTAGATAACATTGTATTTATCCAATAGTTGATGCCATAATTGAGAAGATGgctcttcaattcaatcacagAAAGATAATTAGGAAAGATCAAAGGATGTGGTCAAATTGAAGCAACTGTGAGGAAGTGACTTGTTGATTAAGAGAGCTCAAAATGCTAATGAAAGGACCTCTTGTGTTGTCTAGTCATGTAAAGGAGACAGATACTTATTTGTATGCAATATAGAAAGGAATATGGCCTATGTtgttcggactcttcaaaaatctTGTCGGATACATATCGAATCCGTCAAAAGTATGCATTTCAGAAGCATCTATGTTGCTTggattctttaaaaatattatcctcaaattctttaaaaatattcgAATGCATATCGAATCCTTCAAAAGTATGCATCTCGGATTCTTTAAAAATATGCATATCGAATCCTTCAAAAGTACGCATTTCAGAAGGATTTATGTTGCTTGGATTCTTTAAAAATATCATCGGATGCATATCGAATCCTCTAAAAAGTAGTGTATTTCAGAAGGATCTGACACAGGCCAGGCGTcaattttgaagagtccgagcaatcCTATTTACAATTTGGTTTTTAAATGTCAGGCAACCAAAATTCACTGAGTTCGACTTACTCGAGTTCGTATCAGGTTGGTCCACCAAAGGGGTAAAACGCTCTCGATTGAGATGTTCTTCCCTACCACCAAATAGTCGGACTATACACTATTCAGTTTGAATTCAAGACTTCTGATTAGAGGTGATCAGACTATAAACTATTCAGTTTGAACTCACGACTTCTGATTAGAGGTGGTCGGACTATACACTATTCAGTTTGAATTCAAGACTTCTGATTAGAGGTGATCGGACTATAAACTATTCAGTTTGAATTCAAGACTTCTGATTAGAGGTGGTCGGACTATACACTATTCAGTTTGAATTCAAGACTTCTGATTAAAGTTGGTCGGACTATAAACTATTCAGTTTGAATTCAAGACTTCTGATTAAAGGTGGTTGAACAGTACCCCTAGTTAGTCATCCTATGGTAGGTGGGGAGGATTGTTATCACATGAAAGGTCAACTAGAAGGGAATTGTGTGACATCCAATCACTGATTTGATTGTTTCACCATCaagaaaaagaaggataaaaagtAGAAAGGAAAAAGGGACTTGTGATTTGATGAGTGTGAATAGAAAAAGATGTACAATTTGAAGTGATCTTTTTTACAATCAAAGCATTATGAGAAAGTATAACAAGGTGCACCTGCAGGAGAATGATTGATTTACATAGGAATGCTAGTTATTGATTTCTCAAATGGGAAAAAagcaagaaagaaaagaagaaagatggcaCTTATACTTCCAATATACTTTAGCAATTGGACCTTTACATATTATTCTAAAGCTTATTAAGTTTGCGTCTAGTTACAGCTTAGGaaagggagccttggagtaactggtaaagtctttgtcatgtgaccaggaggtcgtGGGTTCAAGTCGTGGGAATAGCCTCTTGTAGAAGTGCAAGGTAAGGCTGTGAACAATAGATCCTGGTGCAcatagcggaagctttagtgcaccagactgTCCTTTTCTTACAGCTTATAGTCTGTGTTGCACAATAAACCACAGTGGATCGGCCCTTTCCAGACCTTGCGCATAGCAGGAGTTTCAATGCACCAGACCGTCCTTTTCTTACAACTTACAATCTGTGTTGCACAATAGACCCTAGTGGTTCGGCCCTTTCCGGAACTTAGGCGTAGCAAAAGCTTCAGTGCATCAGACTGCCctttgcttggactcttcaaagaTGCCGTCAGATGTTCGTCGGATTCTCCAAACATAGTGTACTTTTGGAGGATACGGTATGGATGCGACATCATTTTTTGAAAGTCCAAACAACATAGATTAAAACACTAAATTACAGTATAATAATGTGGCAAATTCACTATAAAACAAGAGGACTGAACTTGAAGAAATGCTTTATTTCATTGGGAATTCACTATACTTTAAAAAGTTGCAACTAAGCATGTGTACCAAACTGGCTAAGTTTTCATGTGAAAATGGAACTTACTAAGCATCATACTTTTCtcgggaaaaggcatcgtttccaccccaaactatatccgaaaagtcgaagtcacacctaaactatactagtgacctattacacacctaaactataaaaaagtgaaaccatttacaccctgtcaggctaccaccacttgcaggtgtagtgttttacacgcgctgccacgtcagtaaaaagtatcacttttttatagttaagatgtgtaataggtcacttatataatttaggtgtggattcgacttttcaactatagtttggggtggaaacgatgacttttcctttaatgtttttagccgtttacttttgttatttaataggctggacacgcctaaaataagtgtaacacacgcgccttagaatgggggttgcggggaggtaataatatcacttttttatagttaaggtgtgcaacaggtcactagtatagtttagatgtgacttagacttttcgggtatagtttagggtggaaacgatgtcttttccctacTTTTCTCCTTTTCCAACTTCAATCCAACTATCATCATACATCACTTAATTCTTGAAGAGAATAGGCATAGCTTTTGTGCACCTGTTGCTcggacttttcaaaaatattgtcGAGCATGTGTCATATCCTCTAATAACTATGCGCTTTTAGAGGATTCGACATAGGTGAGACAAACTCCCCATCCCTAGAGGTAAATGCATGTTTCTACTTCCATCAAGCTATAGAATTACTCTACGTATACTCTACCCTcatcagaccccactatgtgagaatacactgggtatgttgttgttgctcaTTTACAAACTTGCGCAACTTTTATCTTGTTTTCGTAGTGGTGGAAGGTTCTTTTGTTCTACACATAACTATTCAACATATGCACCAGCGCGATCAAAACGAGTGCCCCTTTCATTGGGACAAAATGATTCATTTATGATAAAGCTTCAAGAATATCAATAAGAGCCAGATTTTCCTCTAGTTTTCCTATCAAGCTACGCGTGCTTAGAGCACGTGAAACTTATCACTACCTCTTAAGGGCGTTGAGACCATAGCTTATCACTACATGACAGCACCGTTTTCTCTATAGTGTTGTCACACAACTGCCTGCCTAAAGAGCGACTCGCTCGGTATTTTCACACAAGATAAGCTTACAAGCAGACTAAAATAAACTGCCAGTGACACTAGCAAGAAGCCCCTCAAAAATCGAATATGAAATGGAAGCATAACTTTTTGCATAAATGACACAGCAAATAATACTTGAGGGAGATTAAGCTACCAAAACTTTAGCCTTTTTGAAGTTTAAATGATTTGTACAAATCTAAAGTTAGTATTATTCCTGAAATATAGAAAGCTGATCGTTGTGAATCTGCTATTTGTACAcgtaaaatatcaagaaaaatacaTTAGATGATCTCGATCACACACTTCAATatcttcataaaaaaataaaaaaactcactTTCCACCCTTGGCATAGTTATCGCGCAGGGTGACAGTCCGATTAAAGACCAGCTTTTCAGAAGTTGAATCCTTGTCAACAGCAAAATACCCTGCAAATGTATCAGTCGAAATAACTCAAAGCGTTAGCCTCTTTCATTTTCTTTCAGAAATGAAGAAATTTGAAAGgcgaaaaatgaaaaaacaaaactcAGTGACTACATCTTTCACGTTTTGTTTTCAGATTCGGTCAGTTTAAAATTGATATCattaaaacaaatcaaaaaccaTATTTCAGAACTTCACAAACACATGCTATATTACGATCTATTAGGAGTAACTTAGGAAAGGCGTCAGGCAGAAATTGGTATTTTCACTATCTGTATTTTAAAGGCCCTAAAGCAAACATCAAAGAAATAATAAGAGACAATAGAAGAACCTATTGTAGGAATCAAGGAGAGTAACATAGGGCAAGCTGCTACATAAATACAAATTTCGAAACAC of the Capsicum annuum cultivar UCD-10X-F1 chromosome 11, UCD10Xv1.1, whole genome shotgun sequence genome contains:
- the LOC107846862 gene encoding MYB-like transcription factor EOBI, with protein sequence MSSNNNNNNLSSNEDELFELRRGPWTLEEDNLLIHYISTHGEGRWNALAKCAGLKRTGKSCRLRWLNYLKPDIKRGNLTPQEQLLILELHSKWGNRWSKIAQHLPGRTDNEIKNYWRTRVQKQARQLKVDSNSKKFVEAIKNLWVPRLLEKMEQCSSSSTIDKKQNINNLSFPNLPLINNQESCTKDNKSSHDDDNTNTNSNSNNNNTTWGSLGSSMNENFNICNNSMHQDDECYYVENNFNQQPQHFSYQEMSISECDEVAEADWFTNEGSLWNMDELWQFKKLGDVDI